The window tagatatgatttaaaccatgctaaggcgcttcctctaatgccaacatagttttctagtctatccaagagaatgttgtgatcgattgtatcgaatgctgcgctaagatctaaaaGCACTAATagcgagataaaaccacgatccgatgataaaagcaggtcattcgtgactctaatgagagcagtctcagtactatggtacggtctaaaacctgattggaaatcctcacagacaccatttttttctaaaaaggaatacagttgtgaggatactaccttttctagtatctttgacagaaaagagagattagagattggtctgtaatttcctaagtctttgggatcaagatgtggtttcttaataagaggcttaactacagccagtttgaaggttttgggaacatatcctaatgacaatgatgaattaataatgttcaaaataggatctatgacttctggaagcagatctttttaaaagtttagatggaatagggtctaacatacatgttgctggtttagatgatttaacaagtttgtacaagtcttcttctcctataatagagaaagagtgtcatttttcctcaggggatctaaagctcactatctgatgtggaactgtagttgacggctgcatatttacaattttatctctgatggtatcaatcttagaagtaaagaaattcatgaactcatagcagctatactcttggggaatattagcacctgttgatgctttattttttgttaatttagttactgtactgaataaataccgggggttgtgtttgttttcttctaaaagggatgaaaaatcatcagatcttgcaatttttaatgcttttctgtatgacagcatactctcctgccaggcaatacgaaatacttctaatttggtttttctccacctgctccattttccgggctgctctctttaggttgcgtgtgttgtcattataccatggagtcagattgttttcttttatcttttttaagtgcaaaggagcaactgtatctaaagtgctagaaaaaagagagtgcatagtttctgttatatcatcaagtttttgcgtcgtattggatgtgctaaggaattgagataagtcaggaaggttatttagaaagctttcttttggggtggaagtgatggttctaccatacttgtaataaggtgcagagtttacaggtttaactatacagagttcacacaagactagatagtgatctgaaatgtcatcactttgctgcagtactttaaccattttaacatccattccatgtgacagtattaggtctagagtatgattttgacaatgagtaggtccagagacgtgttgtctaaccccaacggagttcaaaatgtctaggaaagctgatcctaatgagtctttttcattatcaacatggatattaaaatcgccaacaattaagactttatctgcggccagtactaactcagttagaaaatcagcaaattctttaatgaaatctgtgctgtgtcctggtggcctgtatacagtagccagtacaaacatgacagaagatttatcactagcacatgattctcaAGATTCTCAActagatataataaaaaaaataaaataattgtttcaattaatataatatgtttgatcttttttcttaacattttttaaaggctGAAATGTGAGGTTTAAAAGGTCTTTTAAATTAGATGATAAAAATCCTGCAGATACCAGGTTATTACATTCCTAACTTCCAAAAAAAATTTCTCGAGTAAGCTCTATTAACAGTCTTCTCAAGTTGTTTTGTTGGCAGCTACTAAAAAAGGAAGTTTGAAAAGAAACAttagttttactttaatttcctttaataaaaagGAAACTTATTAAGACTGTATAAAAGGTGTGAACACATGGATTATTAATCTGGCCCCTTGGTATAAAGGAGAGAAAATACTGGCCCTCATCAAAGATGCCCATCCCTGCTTTAAAGGACATGAATTACTGAAGTATGTTATATTAAGTGTTAATATGTGCATGCCAGGTTAGAGATGGGTCATTTgttctagatttaaactgacatcAGATTTGACACTTGATGGATTTGATATAAGAACTGAGGAACTCAGGACTTTGTTAGTAATGAAAAACATACAGTGTTACTAAATAACACTGTATGTATGGTTCTCTAGatattgaattgtttttaattggtttATTACATCTGCAGGGCAACTTTTTTGAACTTTAGTACTTGCATCGGTAAATACCAGTCTTCAGTCCTCtattatttcattgtaaatatTCTTATCCATTTCCGTTGTTATTCTCTTCAGGTCTTAGGACTGGAGTCCCTGTTGGGCAGTGAGCAGCTGTGGCCGGTACTGCTAGGTGTTACCATCCTCCCTACTGTCCTACAGATGACGCTATTGCCTTTCTGTCCTGAGAGTCCACGCTTCCTCTATATCGTCCGCTGCCAAGAGCACCATGCAAAAAGTGGTGTGTCATACTACACAACACTGCACCTGGAGAACAGTAGCATTGTACCATTCATAACCTTTGAGATGTCTGAATATTTGAACAGTGCTTCaagctttttactttttagattacatttttataaagttcAAAATCAGTTAGAATTtactttttcttctctctttagCTTTGCGGCGTCTGACTGGCCGTTTGGAGGTCAGTGAAGATTTGGCTGAAatgaaagaggaaaagagaaagatggaCATGGAGAGAAAAGTATCCATTGCTGAGCTCTTTCGCTCTCCTCTGTACCAGCAGCCCATTATCATTTCTATTCTGCTGCAGCTCTCTCAGCAGCTGTCAGGAATTAATGCTGTGAGTGCTGCTGATGTGTTCAGCTGATCAactaggggaaaaaaacagatagATTACTTAGATTACTGCTAAAAGGTTTAAGCTATATGACAAGCTAACCACAGTTCTGTTAAAGGTTTAAATACCATTGTTCAATAACTGAATTAGAATTAGTTACCTTTATTGATTCatataaacagttaaataaattaaatagaattgaCCCTTGCTGATATGCAGAGGTGTAAAGAATACCTGAAAACCATACTTGAGAACTACAGATACCTTAACGTGAAAATAACAAGTTATAAGTAACCTAATAACTTGAGTAAAAGTATTAGAGTACctgattttaacagtatttaagtattttacttGTAGTaaatacaggtgcatctcaatatattagaatgttgtggaaaagttcaAAGTTTAAATTCAATGCTCACCAACTGAAGTATATTAAGTCTTtgattcttttaattgtgatgattttggctcacattcaacaaaaacccaccaattcacaaACTCAACAAATTTGAATCTGAACATGCCAATCCGTTATCAACTCAAAACCCCTGCAAAAGTTTCCTGAGCATTCAAAATGGTCTCTACgtttggttcactaggctacaGAATAACagggaagactgctgatctgaaagttgtccagaagacaatcattgacacccttcacaaggagggtaagacacaaacattcattgccaaaAAAGCAGGCTGTTCCAAGcagtgctgtatccaagcatgttaacaaaagttgagtggaaggaaaaagatgcacaaccaaccGAGAGAACCACAGACTTATGAAGAGATTGTCAAACAAAATCaattcaagaatttgagtgaacttcaaaagactgaggctggggtcaagGCATCAAGAGGCACCACACACAGATTTGTCAAGGAATTTATCTAATTGACGTATTCCTCAtgttaagccactcctgaaccacagaaaATGTCGGAGGAGTCTTACCTGagctaaggagaagaagaactggactgcCCAATGGTCCAAAAATcagagcaagttttgtatttcatttggaaactaAGATCCTAGAGTCtggaaaaggtttttttggtcTTATGAACTATTCAAATTTTTTGAGATTTGTTgagggtttttgttaaatgtgagcctaaattatcacaattaaaagaaccaaagacgtaaaactacttcagtctgtgttgttggaaacttttttagcttctttttaagaagagaccaggagattcttggtaaaggaggagttagtttttattttattactgtagtcatctgcaagaagtcttcaagaaatcttaaaaaaaatcgtcaagcaatctccaagaaaatcttcaagaaatctccaagaaaaaaatcGAACTGAAACCTAGCAAagtgaagtttatatgtttcaagggggagtacaacattaaaacaaaagtgtgCAAATACAGAACAGGACCTTTGCCAAGAACAGAAAATTTCCACATCcgtgatctatttagcatccgagtgtcatttaaatacataggTGCTATAGAGACCCTGAAACAAAAGACACAGTACCATTTGATTGGCATTCACACTTAACTTGTGAAAACCTGCCAGATGTTCAgtaactgaaagacaaaagattacCGTCTCAGGGCTTGGACTTCCTGCGcttataaattacaatatactTTCAGATTggaaattttttataaatttgtaatacaacagtgtgcattgaatttatttaatacacaagttttaaaatttgagttaaattactgaaataaacttttctATGGCATTCTAATTTCATAGAGATGCACCTGTATAGGAAGTACTAGTCATGCCAGTGAAAAACTGCAGTGTTGTGGAGAAGCTTAAGGAAACCGGCAGAGGCAAGGATCTTTTTGTAGATTCATGGAAAAGCTTGAACAAAAATAAGCCAAAAATCATAGCCAAAACCATTACATACAACCATTACATTCAACAACTCACAAATAACTAAAAGAAACACTAGGGCTGTGTATATAAAAGATGTTAACAAGCTAAGCAAGATAAGACACCAACACCACAGGAGACAGgaagtgaaacaaaaacaagagcGAGCTGATTTGTGAGGAGAACAATTATGCTGATTTTCTTAAACCGAacagaccaaaaacaaacaaaacacatttttttctgttataccGAAGAGACCTTTTTGAAAggaagttaaataaaatgaaaaagtcaaagTCTTGTTGCACTGGATGTGCTGATTTAGACCTCGCTGCCAGCTGCAGTGCTCTTTAATTGGTGATATCCCATTTTTTGTAGTACAGACACTGCTGAAGAAACGCTAGGTGTCATGGAATATGTAATGTGGAACTGCAACACTCATTTTAAACGAGGTACAAATATTCATTCAAAGATCTTAAGCAGTGTTCTGTCACACATTCAAAGGGTGTGTGGACCATGGAGACGGGGAAATACACTTAAGCTAGCAGActttaataaatgaaaccaaCGAGAATACAAACTGAAACCGGTAATGTGGAGgacaagaaaatgacaaaagacacTGGAGTCCGGACACaggaaaacacaggacttaaatactaGAACTAACGAGGGAAATAATTCAATGAGAGGAACTAATGGAACTAAATGAGAACAGGAAAACCAAATATGAGCATTATATGggttttcaacaacaacaacaacataatagtaatactaatacatatttttgaacagcaaatcagaatatttgaatgatttctgaaggataatgtgactCAAGTAATGATAccaaaaatgtagctttgaaatcacaggaatgaattccttttttaaaaatatattcaaatgtaaaagttattttaaatactaaatatatttcaaaattactgtatttactgtaaattctgTATTTTAGATAAGGTAAAggtttggtgagcagaagaggcttctttaaaaactaaaaatcttactattcaaaaacttttgactggtagtgtatcACTGATTCTTGAGAAGTGGGATAAATGGTGCAATACTGAAAAAacttgaaaatacattttgtatctTACATGTACTAAGCTACTGAGCTGTACTTTGCCTCAACCCCCTAACTTCTCTTATTTATCAAAGTGTATGAAAGCAGGATaatgacaacaaaaaagtatgtattgtatttgtaacagcatttgcattttaatgcctTTCAGGGCTtgctgtaattttttaaattgttgttttttttccacatttgcTGTTGCATCCCGCTGCTCAGATCTTCTATTATTCTACTGATATCTTCAAAAAGGCTGGGGTGGAAAGTCCAGTGTATGCCACCATAGGTGCTGGAGCTGTCAACTGTGCTTTTACAATAGTCTCGGTACGTAAGAAAGACAGATCTCATGATACTTTAAAGAAGGACTAGCAAGATTAGCATTAATTGAGACTTAACAGTCTCCCAGATCTTATTGGTATTACAAGGGCGGGCAGAGCAGTTCTAAGAAGTtaataaaattcaatataaaccattttaaaagcaaacactTTTTTGGCTAAAATGCAgcgttgaaaaaataaaaaaatcttaaaatatcttaatatttgcAAAACATATATAGCATAAAAAACAGACCATCTAAATTACATTATTAGCATAAACCAAGCCTTTATATGTTAATCAGTTGTCCAATCAACAGCTCTTTCTGGTCGAGCGCATGGGCCGTCGGACGCTCCACATGCTAGGACTTGCTGGAATGTGTATCTGTGCCATCATCATGACAATTGCCCTCGCATTACTGGTCAGTCccacagtatttttatttcctttatagATTCACCATGATGTTGCGCACCAACAAATTGTCACTGAAAAAacacataatgcaaaaaaaatgttcctaGTCAGTGAATGGTGCCTAAGTTCATCttacttgtgtttttttgttcacaGGAGACTGTGCCATCAATGAGCTACCTTAGCATGATGgccatttttggttttgttggcTTCTTTGAAGTGGGACCAGGACCTATCCCCTGGTTCTTTGTTGCAGAACTCTTCTCACAAGGTCCCAGGCCATCAGCCATGGCAGTAGCAGGCTTCTCTAACTGGACAGCCAATTTCCTCATTGGCATGGGCTTCCAGTATATTGCTGTAAGTGTACAGGAAACAACTTTTTTAGCTAACAATGGTTTACTTGCTTACTTCTGTCATCAAAACATGCTATGAATCCATTACATTCAATCTATCTTTACCGCAGAACCTGTGTGGTCCATACGTTTTTCTCATCTTTGCTTTGCTCCTCTTCATCTTTCTGGTCTTCACGTTCTTCCGAGTTCCTGAAACACGAGGTAAAACGTTTGACCAGATCTCAGCCACCTTTCACCGTCATCAACAAAACATGATGGACATGGACATGGACCTGGATCAAGGGAAGCATAGCACAGAACTTGACTACCTAGGTTCTGATGGGACAGAGAACTGAGGCTTGAGAGCCAGAAAGATGGTGAAAGGGGGGCCAGAATGACCACAACCGAGCGTTCTTGAGGCTAAGAGAGGAGAATGGGATGgacaccaaaacaaaaaagtattactCAGAAGAGATTAAGgcatttgttatttgttattagGCATTATGAAGAAGGATGTTTTA is drawn from Puntigrus tetrazona isolate hp1 chromosome 7, ASM1883169v1, whole genome shotgun sequence and contains these coding sequences:
- the LOC122348704 gene encoding solute carrier family 2, facilitated glucose transporter member 4-like gives rise to the protein MPAGFQQLGGERITGTLALSVFTAVLGSLQFGYNIGVINAPQKIIEQDYNSTWMERYAEPIPPQTLTSLWSLSVAIFSIGGMLSSFSVGILSEFFGRRKAMLINNVLAFIGGGLMGMSKISRSFEMMILGRFTIGAYCGLASGLVPMYVGEIAPTTLRGALGTLHQLAIVTGILMAQVLGLESLLGSEQLWPVLLGVTILPTVLQMTLLPFCPESPRFLYIVRCQEHHAKSALRRLTGRLEVSEDLAEMKEEKRKMDMERKVSIAELFRSPLYQQPIIISILLQLSQQLSGINAIFYYSTDIFKKAGVESPVYATIGAGAVNCAFTIVSLFLVERMGRRTLHMLGLAGMCICAIIMTIALALLETVPSMSYLSMMAIFGFVGFFEVGPGPIPWFFVAELFSQGPRPSAMAVAGFSNWTANFLIGMGFQYIANLCGPYVFLIFALLLFIFLVFTFFRVPETRGKTFDQISATFHRHQQNMMDMDMDLDQGKHSTELDYLGSDGTEN